A region of Gracilinanus agilis isolate LMUSP501 chromosome 3, AgileGrace, whole genome shotgun sequence DNA encodes the following proteins:
- the PNRC2 gene encoding proline-rich nuclear receptor coactivator 2 yields the protein MGGGERFNIPVSQSRNVSKNQQQQLNRQKNKDQNSQMKIVHKKKERGHVYNSSAAAWQAVQNGGKNGHFPNNQNWNSSLASSNLFLKSQTNQNYAGAKFSEPPSPSVLPKPPSHWVPVSLTPSDKEMMTFQLKTLLKVQL from the coding sequence ATGGGTGGTGGGGAGAGATTCAACATTCCAGTTTCCCAAtctagaaatgttagtaagaatcAACAGCAGCAACTTAATAGGCAAAAGAACAAGGATCAGAATTCCCAGATGAAGATTGttcacaaaaagaaagaaagaggacacGTCTATAATTCATCTGCAGCTGCATGGCAGGCTGTACAAAATGGGGGGAAGAATGGGCATTTTCCAAATAATCAAAATTGGAATTCCAGCTTAGCAAGttccaatttatttttgaaatcccAAACTAATCAGAACTACGCTGGAGCAAAATTTAGTGAACCCCCATCACCGAGTGTTCTGCCAAAACCTCCCAGTCACTGGGTTCCAGTATCCTTGACTCCTTCTGATAAAGAAATGATGACCTTTCAACTGAAAACTTTACTTAAAGTCCAGCTGTGA